One window of Diabrotica undecimpunctata isolate CICGRU chromosome 8, icDiaUnde3, whole genome shotgun sequence genomic DNA carries:
- the LOC140447742 gene encoding probable RNA methyltransferase CG11342, with amino-acid sequence MNHMDDCKLQFKGGNPGAVQFGNFINYYQFHSPDDRITLLPKYIWNQHKPFVALDIGCNTGNLTIALKEFFEEHVSKDTSILAVDIDPLLIDRAKDVKINNIKFQCLDIMEEKERNAIINSYLQDHSLKRFTALFCFSTTMWIHLNHGDLGLKRFLKYISTISDMIIVEPQPWKCYKTAVKRMKQKDFVFSEFSKLKIRESVENDIQDILVKECNMKKVIESERTTWGRKLLIFIQK; translated from the exons atgaATCATATGGATGATTGTAAACTACAATTCAAGGGAGGGAACCCAGGTGCTGTACAGTTTggaaattttataaattactatCAATTCCATTCCCCAGATGATCGCATCACTTTATTACCCAAATATATTTGGAATCAACATAAACCATTTGTTGCTTTGGATATTGGCTGTAACACTGGG AATCTAACTATAGCTTTAAAGGAATTCTTTGAAGAGCATGTATCAAAAGACACTTCAATTCTGGCTGTAGATATTGATCCTTTGTTAATAGATCGAGCAAAGgatgttaaaattaataatattaaatttcaaTGTTTAGATATAATGGAAGAAAAAGAAAGGAATGCTATCATAAACAGCTACCTTCAAGATCACAGCCTTAAGAGATTTACAGCACTGTTTTGTTTTTCAACAACAATGTGGATCCACCTAAACCATGGTGACTTGGGCTTAAAGAGATTTCTAAAATACATTAGTACTATTTCAGATATGATTATAGTTGAACCACAACCCTGGAAATGTTATAAAACTGCTGTGAAAAGAATGAAACAGAAGGACTTTGTTTTTTCAGAATTTTCTAAACTTAAAATTAGAGAAAGTGTAGAAAATGACATTCAGGATATATTAGTCAAAGAGTGTAATATGAAAAAAGTGATAGAAAGTGAAAGAACTACCTGGGGCAGGaagctcttaatatttatacaaaaatag